A genome region from Methylicorpusculum oleiharenae includes the following:
- a CDS encoding YhaN family protein — MRFNRLDLIKYGKFSDRSVMFPVAKQDFHLIVGPNEAGKSTLRSAIVDLLFGIPPRSQLSFLHPLNELRLGASISNASGSLDFHRAKALKQTLRSPQDVVLPDTALTPFLDGADRHFFDQMFGLDHTRLVSGGNSILNAENDVGQILFQSAAGVASLGKIRDALIAEADKLWAPRKANNREYYIAADQLDKATTALKEATVRTKVWVDANSKVESLQEALSHERERHQQLQSQRNRLERIRRLAPFLMTLRDNEHKLAELGEVIELPVDAAATLATAERELAIALERLELRTGEVEKITEALSNIDVDEVVLELAADISKLDNLRLQYSAYERDIANRKNEIAVLWQAVGQACTQLDWAPDSESAIAHRMPTLLVRRELRQLVRDRGGIIQTLRAAEQAEKTKCSEIETLSKQLAELQMGEVKPALRAALANTKSFGDTELALQKRQATLTKTKSALDNLLLELGQWQKPLPELIALQPPSQEKVNRLIQERQSLIADRKAELLRLKNQTAEVARIELQIAQFKALHHPMTLAAVIEARTERDTSWEAIKTGEIDLQREGHTFEEKMTHADQVADKRLDDVEEATELQSLNQLLEREQQSLSMIEHQCAQWEAELHVFDDRWGQEALSMGLNGMPLEDMGAWIIRREKALSAGIAYQDAQDEFDSFSRLVAQSRLNLVKALQETRLPVVETDSLSVLCIQAEGYIHATDSAKIRHETLSAQLLTAQSLATTLRQATENAKAEESRWSKAWSTTLAKTGLPPDSDIGTTEGALELIEQIAEKLEKMRQIQVERIDTMNADLKEFSIEGNRLAQIIAAELKDQPAEQIAQTLANRLDRARESFTESSRLKEALRIANSQVLEAKESSQTAMASLKPLMEKAGVDTTALLNEAIGRSDEQRRLNAALAEAKAALLSGGDGLIREQLEAEIDAANLVQLAAELTRINDEIADAVQQQTTLSADRANALGVLSEIGGSDAATQAEAQRQEALAQMSDVAERYVKVFTAGRLLRWSIDRYREEKQGPLLQRAGAIFSTLTSGSFTKLILDFEREPMVLEGLRSDGTLVGISGMSDGTRDQLYLALRLAALEMHLEQAMPLPFIADDLFINYDDVRSKAGFEALKALSEQTQVIFLSHHDHLIPLVQEVFGKQVNVVWL, encoded by the coding sequence ATGCGATTCAACCGCTTGGACTTAATCAAATACGGCAAATTCTCTGACCGCTCGGTTATGTTTCCAGTAGCCAAACAGGACTTTCATCTAATTGTCGGGCCTAATGAGGCCGGCAAGTCGACATTGCGGTCCGCCATTGTTGATTTGTTGTTCGGCATCCCGCCGCGTTCTCAGCTCAGTTTTTTACATCCGCTTAATGAACTACGTTTGGGTGCCTCCATCAGCAATGCCTCAGGTTCGTTAGACTTTCACCGGGCAAAGGCTCTAAAACAAACCCTACGTTCACCACAGGATGTCGTCTTGCCCGATACCGCGCTGACACCGTTCTTAGATGGTGCGGATAGACATTTCTTTGATCAAATGTTTGGTCTTGACCATACGCGCTTGGTGTCCGGAGGCAATAGCATCCTCAATGCCGAGAACGACGTCGGCCAGATCCTGTTTCAGTCGGCGGCGGGTGTTGCCAGTCTCGGTAAAATTCGTGATGCGCTGATCGCCGAGGCGGATAAGCTTTGGGCACCCCGAAAAGCCAATAACCGAGAGTATTACATCGCCGCAGATCAGCTCGACAAGGCGACCACCGCGTTAAAGGAAGCCACTGTCCGCACCAAAGTCTGGGTAGACGCCAATAGTAAGGTCGAATCTCTGCAAGAAGCGCTCAGTCATGAGCGCGAACGACATCAGCAACTCCAAAGCCAGCGTAATCGGCTTGAGCGCATTCGAAGGCTCGCCCCGTTTTTGATGACCCTGAGGGATAACGAACATAAACTCGCTGAACTGGGTGAAGTGATAGAACTGCCTGTCGACGCCGCTGCTACGCTCGCAACTGCAGAACGAGAGCTGGCTATCGCCCTTGAACGTCTAGAACTGCGCACTGGCGAAGTTGAAAAGATCACTGAAGCGTTATCCAACATCGATGTGGACGAAGTCGTACTTGAACTGGCTGCCGACATCAGCAAACTCGATAACCTTCGCCTTCAATACAGCGCCTATGAGCGCGATATCGCCAATCGAAAAAATGAAATAGCCGTGCTTTGGCAAGCGGTGGGTCAAGCCTGCACCCAGCTGGATTGGGCGCCAGACTCTGAAAGCGCGATTGCCCACCGCATGCCAACACTGCTGGTCCGGCGCGAACTCAGGCAACTGGTCCGCGACCGCGGCGGCATTATTCAAACCCTACGGGCAGCAGAACAGGCAGAAAAAACCAAGTGTTCTGAAATCGAAACACTATCAAAGCAGTTGGCTGAGTTGCAGATGGGCGAGGTCAAACCCGCGCTACGTGCAGCATTAGCCAACACCAAATCATTCGGTGACACCGAATTAGCCCTCCAAAAGCGCCAAGCTACGCTGACCAAGACGAAGTCAGCCTTGGACAATCTATTGTTGGAGTTGGGGCAATGGCAAAAGCCTTTGCCTGAGTTAATCGCATTGCAGCCGCCTAGCCAAGAAAAAGTAAACCGATTGATCCAAGAGCGGCAATCCCTTATTGCTGACAGGAAAGCTGAATTATTAAGGCTAAAAAATCAAACAGCTGAGGTTGCCAGAATTGAACTACAAATTGCCCAGTTTAAAGCGCTCCATCATCCTATGACACTAGCGGCGGTGATTGAAGCGCGGACTGAACGAGATACGTCTTGGGAAGCGATAAAAACCGGTGAAATTGATCTGCAGCGAGAGGGACACACGTTTGAAGAGAAAATGACCCATGCCGACCAAGTTGCCGATAAGCGACTCGACGATGTCGAAGAAGCAACCGAACTCCAAAGCTTGAATCAGTTGCTTGAACGGGAGCAGCAGAGCCTATCAATGATTGAACACCAATGTGCACAATGGGAAGCAGAGCTTCACGTGTTCGATGACCGATGGGGGCAGGAAGCACTGTCAATGGGTTTAAACGGCATGCCCTTAGAAGACATGGGGGCCTGGATTATTAGACGGGAAAAGGCGCTGTCTGCTGGTATTGCATATCAAGATGCACAGGATGAATTTGATTCATTTAGCCGTTTAGTTGCACAGTCCCGACTCAATCTCGTCAAGGCGTTACAAGAAACGCGGCTTCCTGTGGTCGAGACGGATAGCTTGTCTGTCCTGTGCATTCAGGCCGAAGGCTATATCCACGCCACCGACAGCGCCAAAATTCGGCACGAAACTTTATCGGCTCAATTGCTTACCGCGCAGTCACTGGCGACGACGTTAAGGCAAGCCACTGAGAATGCGAAAGCTGAGGAAAGCCGCTGGTCTAAAGCTTGGTCAACAACTCTGGCTAAAACGGGGTTGCCTCCTGACAGCGATATTGGCACGACTGAAGGTGCTCTTGAGCTCATCGAGCAAATAGCTGAAAAGTTAGAAAAGATGCGGCAGATTCAAGTCGAGCGCATCGACACCATGAATGCTGACCTAAAGGAGTTTTCTATTGAAGGGAATCGACTCGCGCAAATCATTGCCGCTGAGCTCAAAGATCAGCCAGCCGAGCAAATTGCTCAAACGTTAGCCAATCGTTTAGATCGAGCCCGCGAGTCTTTTACTGAAAGCAGTCGGCTTAAAGAAGCCCTGCGAATTGCAAACAGTCAGGTCTTGGAAGCCAAGGAATCAAGTCAAACCGCAATGGCGAGTTTGAAGCCGCTCATGGAAAAAGCGGGGGTCGACACCACGGCTTTGTTGAATGAAGCAATTGGCCGATCTGACGAGCAACGTCGCCTAAATGCCGCGCTGGCAGAGGCTAAGGCCGCTCTTCTCAGTGGGGGGGATGGTCTTATACGGGAACAACTCGAGGCTGAGATTGATGCAGCCAACCTGGTTCAGCTTGCCGCTGAACTCACACGCATCAACGATGAAATTGCTGATGCAGTGCAGCAGCAAACGACTCTTTCGGCTGACCGTGCAAATGCCTTGGGGGTTCTGTCCGAAATCGGTGGATCAGACGCGGCAACACAGGCGGAGGCCCAACGCCAAGAAGCGCTTGCGCAAATGTCGGATGTTGCAGAACGCTATGTAAAAGTTTTCACCGCCGGCCGCTTGCTCCGTTGGTCTATAGACCGCTATCGAGAAGAAAAGCAGGGACCCCTGTTGCAACGAGCGGGTGCGATCTTTTCGACATTAACGTCCGGATCATTTACCAAGCTGATTCTTGATTTTGAACGGGAGCCCATGGTCCTAGAGGGGCTACGCTCCGATGGCACGCTGGTTGGTATTTCTGGCATGAGTGACGGCACACGAGATCAGCTTTACTTGGCACTACGACTAGCGGCCCTGGAAATGCACTTGGAGCAGGCCATGCCATTGCCCTTCATCGCAGACGATCTATTTATCAACTACGATGATGTCCGATCAAAAGCGGGGTTTGAAGCACTTAAGGCATTATCCGAACAAACCCAAGTTATTTTTCTTAGTCACCATGACCACTTGATTCCACTAGTTCAAGAGGTTTTTGGCAAACAAGTGAATGTTGTATGGTTGTGA